The sequence CTTCACCCAACACATTTCTACGACATCATTGTCTCCATTGCTCTAGTGCGTCCCGGACCTATTCAAGGCAATATCGTTCACCCTTATGTAAGGCGCCGGCGCGGCGAAGAGGAAGTAAGTTATCTCCATCCATCGCTTGAACCAATTTTAAAACGCACCCTAGGCGTACCCTTATTTCAAGAACAAGGCATGCGCTTAGCTGTAGTTGCAGCCGGCTTTACGCCAATGCAGGCAGATCAACTACGCATTGTTATGAGTCATAAAAGATCGCACGAAAAAATGGCCAAGATTTGTGCGGACTTGTCGGCCGGCATGCAGGCAAACGGCTTTTCTGAAGAAGCTATTGAAACAATTACTCACCAGCTAAAAGCATTTGCCAATTACGGTTTTCCGGAAAGCCATGCCGCTTCTTTTTCGCTTTTGGTCTACGCATCTGCCTATCTCAAAAAATATTATGCGCCAGAATTCTATTGCGCCATACTTAACGCTCAACCAATGGGTTTCTACAGTCCAGCCACTCTCATTCGCGATGCTCAACGCCATGGAATCACAGTACTTCCTCCTGATCTAGCCCACAGCCAATGGGACTGCACGCTGGAACAATTGTCCCTACGCGTCGGCCTTCGATATGTCAAAGGACTAGGTTCCAAAGCCGAAAAGTTTTTGAAAGATGCCTGGCAAACGGGTGGTCCTTTTACATCTACAGAAGACGTTTGCCGAAGAAGTGGTCTTGGACCCAAGGCACTGACACTTTTAGCTAAAGCAGGCGCGTTTGAGACTTTGCACAACGGACGCCGTCAGGCACTTTGGTCTGTACTTGCATTATCGAAGAAACAACAAAGAAACGAGCCTCTAAAAAAACTTCTGCCACCTAAAGATCCTGATCATATCCAACTCTTAATTCCGGAGATGACCGAGCTGGAAACAATGTCTGCCGATTATGCCACTCTGGGTCTTTCCACAAGCAAACATCCTATGACCTTCTATCGTTCATGGGCAAAGGAGAGACAAATCTACTCTTGCCTGGATGTTGTAAAAGGTCAAGACGGTGATGTCATCACAGTTGCCGGAGGTGTCATTTGCCGCCAGCGCCCAGGCACGGCCAAAGGCTTTGTCTTCATTACTCTGGAAGACGAAACAGGCACGGCTAATGTCGTCATTCGACCCTTTATCTTCGATAAGTACCGCAAAGTCATTTTGAACTACAGTTTTCTTGCTATAACCGGCAAACTGCAATTACATGAAGGAGTAGCCAATGTCATTGCCGATCATATAGAAGAACTCCCACAACTTCAGGGCAATCCGCTAATACCTTCTAGGGATTTCCAGTAAGAATATTAACTGTTGAACAAAAACCACCCAAGCCATACGAGATCCGATATAACAAAAATAGGAGCCAAAATAAGGAGCTCTCCTATGTCGAATTACGAAGAAGGTGAAGGAGAGGGTCAGCCAAGAGAGCAGCTGACACTTTCCCGCACTAATACAAATGCATCCGGCGACCAAATGGCCTATGACATAGCTGGTCAAATCATCGAATTTAAGTATTGCGGGCAACCAGGATCATTCAAGATCCTGCAACAAGACCACGATCACCACGTAACTGAATTCCGCGCACCCAACGGTTCGATTTACTCGAACTTCCACGGAGCCTGGGAGTGTTATGATCCGGCCAATTGCAGAACATCCGGTTGTCTTTCCCAAACTGACGTTACGATAGATGAGACCGGCTTGCATGTAGACTCACGTGTCGGCCGCGACTTCCTAGGTCTGCCATCAAGTTCCATGCGCCAATAGCAGCCGCTCGCTCACATAATTACTGACGTAGTAACTCTACGCCTTCTTTGCTGGCACAATTTTTACTAACACAACATAGACTGCCGATGAAACAAAGAAGCCGACAAACCAGGCATAGTCATAAAGCGGCTTCAAAGCAGGGACAATAAGTCCAACCCAAGCTAACGCACAACCAGCAAGGGTTGCAACAACTGCGCGCCAATTCCAACCATTGGCAAATCTGTAGACGCCTTTCGTTTGATAGAGATCTTTGAGTATCAATTGTTTTTTGTGAACCAGCCAATAGTCTGAAATCATTACACCGGCAATCGAACCCAAACCACCTGAATAGCCAAGCAACCAGGTGAAGATATAGCCTGACGGATCAGCCACTAGTCGCCACGGTTGCATCAAGATGCCGGCAATACCTGTAATCAGTCCACCTATGCGGAAAGATATGTACTTTGGAAATGCGTTGGCAAAGTCATTTGCCGGAGATACAACATTAGCTGCGATGTTCACGGAAAGTGTAGCCACGAATACTGTGAACATTGCAATGGCAATAACGAACGGTTGATCGAATTGACCAATCAATTTGACCGGATCCCAAAGCTCAGACATCTTCATGTGTGGATAAATGACCACAGCCGCTGAGGTGATAATTACACCCATAGCAGCAAATAAAGTCATTGTCGTAGGCAATGCTACAACCTGACCGATAATTTGCTCTTTCTGACTGCGACCAAAGCGAGTGAAATCAGGCATGTTTAAAGACAATGTCGCCCAATAACCGATCATTGCTGTGACTGATGGAATAAACACCGGCAAAAATTCAGCCAATGAATTGAACTTGCTTTTCTCCGTCATCAAATAACCAAAGCCGTGAGCTTCCGTTATCGCCCAACCCAGCAAAGCTAGAGTCATAACCAATACAAACGGAGCTGCAACACCTTCCACTTTCTTCAACAAATCCATGCCGCAGAAAATGATGTAGATATTGGCTGCCCAAAAAAGTCCAAAAGAGATCCATTCTGTTGGCGTGTGACCACCGACTGGTCCACCAAGCATTGTATGCCAGCCGGGAATTACTGCTGCAAAAAATGTGTCGAGGGCTTGTCCGCCGATCCAGGCTTGAATGCCGAACCAACCGCAAGCAACAACAGCACGCATCAAGGCCGGTAAGTTTGAACCTATGGTTCCATAACTTGCACGTGCAAAGACTGGAAATGGAATGCCGTACTTGGTACCTGGATGCGAGTTAAGAAGAATGGGGATAAGAACAATAACGTTGCCTAATGAAATAGTGAGAATTGCTTGCCACCAATTCATGCCCGAAGCAATAAGACCTGAGGCCAACATATAAGCTGGAATACTTGCACACATGCCAATCCAGAGAGCGGCATAGTTGTATGTCGTCCAGTTGCGCTTCGCTACCGGAACTGGTGCTAAGTCTTCATTGTAGAGAGCGCTCGCGTGCAAAGTCTCTGGATTGAGAAGCTCAATGCGGCCATCTGAATGAGACTTCACATCAGCACTTGTATCGGCTGCCTTACTTATCACAGAACCCCCTTGCATAATTAGCCCGCCCTCCAATTTGTTCAATTTGGCGATTCTAGCCGATTTCCAAGATGTTCTTCTTGATATGCCTCTTATATTGCGTTGCCATGGGCATTTTATTGGGGCTTTCGCCGTGCTATAACCTCAGCTGAATAAGGGGTAAATCGTGCCACAAACCCACCACATAGAGCGTCACTTTACAGCCAGTCAGACTGTCCGAGATATCGTCATCGGCATGGCAGACGGTCTAACAGTCCCTTTTGCTCTGGCGGCAGGTCTAACAGGTGCCATTGCCACAACAGGGATTATTGTGACTGCCGGTATGGCTGAAATTGCCGCTGGCTCGATAGCGATGGGTCTAGGTGGTTATCTAGCAGCCAAAAGCGATGCCGAGCACTACGAGAGCGAACTCAAACGCGAACAACGCGAAGTCGTAGAAAAGCCTGAGGCTGAAAGACACGAAGTCAGAGAGATTTTCCGCGAATACGGGCTTACAGAAGAACAAATAGCCCCCATTATTGCCGCTTTTCAAACACGCCC comes from Candidatus Obscuribacterales bacterium and encodes:
- a CDS encoding NCS1 family nucleobase:cation symporter-1; this translates as MISKAADTSADVKSHSDGRIELLNPETLHASALYNEDLAPVPVAKRNWTTYNYAALWIGMCASIPAYMLASGLIASGMNWWQAILTISLGNVIVLIPILLNSHPGTKYGIPFPVFARASYGTIGSNLPALMRAVVACGWFGIQAWIGGQALDTFFAAVIPGWHTMLGGPVGGHTPTEWISFGLFWAANIYIIFCGMDLLKKVEGVAAPFVLVMTLALLGWAITEAHGFGYLMTEKSKFNSLAEFLPVFIPSVTAMIGYWATLSLNMPDFTRFGRSQKEQIIGQVVALPTTMTLFAAMGVIITSAAVVIYPHMKMSELWDPVKLIGQFDQPFVIAIAMFTVFVATLSVNIAANVVSPANDFANAFPKYISFRIGGLITGIAGILMQPWRLVADPSGYIFTWLLGYSGGLGSIAGVMISDYWLVHKKQLILKDLYQTKGVYRFANGWNWRAVVATLAGCALAWVGLIVPALKPLYDYAWFVGFFVSSAVYVVLVKIVPAKKA
- a CDS encoding VIT1/CCC1 transporter family protein; protein product: MPQTHHIERHFTASQTVRDIVIGMADGLTVPFALAAGLTGAIATTGIIVTAGMAEIAAGSIAMGLGGYLAAKSDAEHYESELKREQREVVEKPEAERHEVREIFREYGLTEEQIAPIIAAFQTRPKDWVNFMMRFELGIEKPEPARARNSAATIAGAYIAGGLIPLLPYMLISNSQTALIISACFTLVALFIFGFVKGRFTGTKPLRSALQTVFTGGIAAAAAFGIARAIS